In the Populus nigra chromosome 2, ddPopNigr1.1, whole genome shotgun sequence genome, aaataaaataatgcgtTTTGAGGTCAGTGCTCTCTTTCATTTTTGGTGCCGTATTTATTTAGGTGTGGTATTTATTTGGGTATTAGTAACGTCCTATTTAAATATATGATTCGGTCTAAAcagtcaaaacataaaaaatcttgGACAAAGTTTGGTCCAAATGAAGTTAATGACTTCATATTTTAAACCAAGATGTCAATACTAtatattttacccttaattttttattctagcaTGCAtgctcattatatatatataacctaatgAAGcttgattaaatcaaaaaaaatataaattaacattaagAATATaagtcaaatttaaaatttattttttaaaggttattAGTTTGagtcttataaattttagggtCATTAAAAGCttataaaattgttaattttaggatcTGTAAGATTAGTTAAGGTACATGAAAGCTAATTGAAATATCcatgttaatctaaaaataaataaatgaaaaataaaaattcaagaagaaactaaaaacgaaaaagaaaaaaaatgatcttcaTTGGGCCTGAAGTTGATGTTGTGAGTGGGTCTTTGGAGGCTTGGGATCTTCCACCAATGAACCACAGATGTCCATCTGAAAACGCAAGCAAGAACACATTTGTGTGgaagcaaaacaaaaggaggACATTTATCACTCTACTTCCCCTCCACAGACCCAAAAACTATGAATTATCCACAACCACTGCCTCCCTTCTTTGCCATTTCTCCTCCTCTCATTAGCCTAAACCCTCCCTTCAAGGAACCATGCTCATAAACTTCTCTTCCTCTCCTCTACCCCCTTCATCTTCTCTTCCAAGATTTTCCAACTCGAAGTCACCCGTTTTAGAACCATCCTCtttaaaatccaaaaccaacTTTCTTAAACCTCTTCCCTCTTCACCTTGCTATTCATCAAACCTTAGTTTTCACCCCAAGACTCACCTTTTCAGTAGATGCCCACATGGGAAAAGGTTGGACTTAAGGTCATGCGCTGTTTCTGGATTTGACTTGGGGAACTTTGAGTCTGTTTTAGAGGCAGCTGGAGTGTTGACAGCCATTATTGTTGTTCATGAAAGCGGTCACTTTCTTGCTGCTTATCTACAGGGTATCCATGTAAGTAAATTTGCTGTTGGGTTTGGTCCAGTTTTAGCTAAATTTAGTGCAAAAAACGTTGAGTACTCATTAAGAGCTTTTCCTCTGGGTGGGTTTGTGGGGTTTCCTGATAATGATCCAGAGAGTGATATACCTGTAGATGATGAGAATTTGCTTAAGAACAGACCGATATTGGATAGAACGATAGTGATATCAGCTGGTGTTATTGCTAATATTATCTTTGCTTATGCCATAATCTTTGTTCAAGTATTATCAGTTGGTTTGCCTGTGCAAGAGGCCTTTCCTGGGGTGCTTGTTCCAGAAGTTCGAGCCTTTTCCGCTGCTTCCCGAGATGGGTTGCTTCCCGGGGATGTAATTCTTGCTGTCAATGGAACTAACTTGCCTAAAATTGGGCCAAATGCGGTTTCCGAGGTTGTTGGTGTCATCAAGAGTAGTCCTAAAAAGAATGTGTTGCTTAAGGTTGAGAGGGGAAAGCAGGATTTTGAGATTGGCGTCACCCCGGATGAGAGTTTTGATGGAACAGGTAAAATTGGAGTTCAATTATCACCCAATGTAAAGATTACCAAGGTTGTAGCCAAGAACATCTTGGAGGCATTTAATTTTGCTGGAAAAGAATTTTTGGGTCTTTCATCCAATGTGGTGGATAGCTTGAAACAAACTTTTTTAAACTTCTCTCAATCAGCTAGTAAGGTTTCTGGTCCGGTTGCTATTATTGCTGTTGGTGCAGAAGTTGCAAGGTCGAATATTGATGGACTTTACCAATTTGCAGCCGTGCTCAATATTAATCTTGCAGTGATAAATCTCCTTCCATTACCTGCTTTGGATGGGGGTTCCTTGGCCTTGATTCTCATAGAAGCAGCGAGGGGTGGGAGAAAGCTCCCTTTAGAAATAGAGCAGCGGATAATGTCATCCGGGATCATGCTTGTTATTCTCCTTGGACTATTTCTTATTGTTCGGGACACCCTAAACCTTGATTTCATCAAAGATATGTTGTGATAATTTGTCAAggccttcaaataaaaaatgagttggaGTGGTATATGGAGCTGGTTTCTTATCTGTTTGCATGATGATGATGTCTCAAGGGGGAGAATACGTAAGACTCTTTGTTCCTTTGTCGAAATCGGTTTTGGAGAAGGTATTCGTGACTTGTTTCCAATGGTATGACTATCATCTTATGTTGGATCTTTCTTGTAATTATGTGACTCACAGTTCTTAAATGATTATGGCAGCACTAAGAAGGGTTATACAGTTCCATACCCAAAATTCTGTAAAGATATCTAAAGAAAATTCATTCTTTCAGAGTTGCTCCTTGCTAATTTAGCTCATTTGGAATGAAACGGAAACTGCCCATTGAGTAATATCTTTTGTTGGTTGTACCAGGAAGAAGTCAAATATATAGATAGAAAACTTCTTGTtggtataatttgttttggttctcCAAGGATAAACAATGCTTATTCTGAAAACTCTACCACAAAAAAACGAGTTTTGATTCGGTTCTAACATCTCTGATAGACCCATCTGGGTGTTAAGTAGGAGTGTCCACCAGTAAGCATCAGCAGAATGAAGCAAGAGCATGTTGAATGAAACCTGAATCATAGTCTGTGTGTTTAGCTCATGCATCAGTGCGTGTATTCTACAAGTTGACAGATGAAGATCTTATGCATGTTTTATTCTCGTTTAATTTTAACTAGCAGGAACTTGTCAACACCTTGTTTTTTGTGCTTCAATTAAACTGCTGAAAACCATTCATCAGAGCACCTGCATCCACCACAGTTCGCAGCACCAGGGACTGATAACAAGGGGGCATGATATATCAACATGCAGATAAAGGCCCTTGATTTGAGATGTGCTAAAATGCAGATACATGCATGGGGGATCATCTTTTTTTAGAATACCTTGCTTGATGGATGATCAATTCTATTATCCATGTACTTGGTCCGTGAGGTTACTGAGCTTGTAAAGGTagcattttgttaaaaaaactaaatctgcATATTTCAGCTTCTGATAACCATTGCTGTTGGTGGAAGGATGGATGAAGAAGAATtaagattaaagaaaaactaaaagataatgAACGGTTGCAACCGTACCTATGCACTGTCTAGCTACCGGCACCGTTTTTAGCCCTTTTTACTCAAAAcgattttacaaataaatagtgattttttgtaaatttgaattTGGTCCTTGGTGTTTGAGGTTTGTATGGAATGGTCTGTACACTTTATTTGTGTTAAAATGAGGTCCTTGTATGTACAGAAGATTGAGGTTTGTATGGAATGGTCCCTAAActttatttgtgttaaaactAAGTCCTTATATGTCGAGAAGAGAGAATCgatgagagaaaagagaggagagagaaatgtTCGTGTGTGTTATGTgtgtcaaaatatatatatatatatatatatatatatatatatatataacacactaaaacatgttttgaagttcaaaaataatatttagatattgttgGGATGATTCTAGTGTGTTTggagcatagttttgaaacccgacctgGTTATTAATCCGGTCAaatgatcgggtcacgggtcaggTGAGTTGATCCGGGTTAACCCGGATCAACCCAAAAGGATAAGCTGATGCCAAACAACCCATCCCTTTCCTTCTCTCCCTCGAAAATCCTCCATTAATAGAACTCTCCAATCACTTCATACCCATTAAAAAATCCTTGATTCTCTTCTTCACCACCAAACCACCTTCTCCACCTAAGCCATAACAAAACCTTTTGATTCACACTCACCGAAACTTACTCCTCCAGCTTGCTAGTTTCAGTAGTTTCTTaactgaaaatgaaaaggataagCTGATGCCAAACAACCCATCCCTTTCCTTCTCTCCCTAAAAAATCTTTCATTAATGGAACTCTCCAATCActttatatcattaaaaaatcccCGATTCTCTTCTTCACCACCAAACCACCCTTCTCCACCAAAGCCCTAACAAAACCCTTTGACTCACACTCACCGAAACTCACTCCTCCAGCTCGCTCACTCCAACTCGAAACCCTTAAAGCCTTGGAATGGAGTTTCCTCTGTAACCAACTCACTCCCTTCACTTCAACTTCGATGGGCAAATCGATCACTCGAAACGCAAAAATCCCAATTGGCAAGACCAAAGAAGAGAGCCAGAAGCTTCTAGACCAGACTGCAGCTGCATTGGTTGTGATGGAATCTTTTGTTAATTAGATTTGCTTTGTGATCAATGTGTCCCCCAATTCTGCTTCGTTATTGTTCatcgttttggccttttaaaaggTCGgccaaaacgatgtcgtttaatgtctattaatatatataaaaaaagagatcgGGTCTCAACCGGGTTTGCctgggtcggccgggtcccgggtcgacccggcgggtcgaccgggtttcacCGGGCCAACGGGTTTTTGTCTCCACCCGGACCGGTCCTAGGCTCGGGTCGGCTGggtcccgggttgacccgcTGGGCCGGTTCGGGTTTTAAAACTGTGGTTTGGAGGTAAAAATGATGTTGAAATTAGGAGAGATAAAtgattctaatatttatatcGGAACAAAGGAAAGGTTGCGATTTCCggttttaaaatagttttcatagataatattattttttatttttaaaatatatttgtataaaattttaaattttaaaattatctatacgtaagaataaaaaattattattatcataattttaaaatttaattcggGGCAAAGCTCGGGTAATAAATCGAGTAGGttaccaagattttttttaatgatcaaaatgatattgttttaacccaaaaaaattcattgggTTTTTTTATCCAGGATTTGATCAGGTTTTACCTCAGGTCGACTAAGTTGCGGGTCGATTAGGGTTTTTAACTGGGTAATGTTGGGTCAAtccttcctttattttttcttaaactcggACTGATCCAGGTCTTGGGCCAACCAGGTTCCGGATTGACCTGTCAGGTCAGTCCGAGTTTTATAACTAAGattgttgtattattattaatttcagcttttaatataaattaaagttgaGAAAACAATATCtactactttttaaaatatataagggtaaaatagattttttatattttattttatcttgtttaccATCaaccaaatataatatataaacaaTCACTTTATCTTGTATATCATTACTAAACACAATTATATTTGTCTTCTATTTcattctatcttttctttttttattgtttctgtctcttatatttcttatatttcGGGATAGTAAATAAATACTACTTAAATTTATGGAGTAGTTATACTATGTTGGGTTGTGAATCAAATTAATTGACTCTTATAGGTAGACcttttgttttgctatttgaattaaaataatcataaacacacataaatttatcataagatttttaattgctaagttaataaaaaaattgacatttatatttaaaatttaaaatgtcacATTAATTTcgtataatttttatatctatatttattaacttatttatatatttcacataaaaatatatggttGTCAATATTTGTGAAATATTGtaacaaatatcaaaataaatatatgctATCGAACAACTTTagcttaaaaaatttcttttttccccctAAAACAAGCATCATTTtatcctaaattaaaaaaattgtcatctcaaaaaaatatctttctatGTTTTTGAAGTGAGAATCTTggcctcttaaaaaaaaagaaacatttcttttaatttccatGTCAATTCAGACTAAATCAATGTATTTCCTACttgtacatta is a window encoding:
- the LOC133682882 gene encoding membrane metalloprotease ARASP, chloroplastic-like, producing the protein MLINFSSSPLPPSSSLPRFSNSKSPVLEPSSLKSKTNFLKPLPSSPCYSSNLSFHPKTHLFSRCPHGKRLDLRSCAVSGFDLGNFESVLEAAGVLTAIIVVHESGHFLAAYLQGIHVSKFAVGFGPVLAKFSAKNVEYSLRAFPLGGFVGFPDNDPESDIPVDDENLLKNRPILDRTIVISAGVIANIIFAYAIIFVQVLSVGLPVQEAFPGVLVPEVRAFSAASRDGLLPGDVILAVNGTNLPKIGPNAVSEVVGVIKSSPKKNVLLKVERGKQDFEIGVTPDESFDGTGKIGVQLSPNVKITKVVAKNILEAFNFAGKEFLGLSSNVVDSLKQTFLNFSQSASKVSGPVAIIAVGAEVARSNIDGLYQFAAVLNINLAVINLLPLPALDGGSLALILIEAARGGRKLPLEIEQRIMSSGIMLVILLGLFLIVRDTLNLDFIKDML